In Drosophila santomea strain STO CAGO 1482 chromosome 3L, Prin_Dsan_1.1, whole genome shotgun sequence, a single window of DNA contains:
- the LOC120448226 gene encoding integral membrane protein GPR155 isoform X1: MDSSMYYARQRIAATTEANVRVITATMASSLANGTAAPRADDGGVSMNNFYPALVQCFGIIICGYIAGRFKIISNAETKGLGTFVGTFALPSLIFLSLVELNWSAVNWSFLLAMLVSKAVVFFAVLIISLLVARPLNYARGGLMAIFCTQSNDFAIGYPIVMALYKDVHPEYASYLYLMAPISLAILNPVGLVLMEISKIIKNKEDVTRNPPLCPETCPAEQMSKRNRCLGERTILVLNTLVALFFNPLLLMTLLGVAGGFLFPHGLPEMVSSTLRVLGQSFSATALFLLGLKIVGGAGSERKSTGFLLPGVLILVKILVLPLVIRQTVNIMQSGQNFNDTTELSTFGFLYGTFPAAPGAFVIATQYNMEVELVARSMVFCTFISAPLMFISAKMISLTNLKPLDYLHELDAFSFDISVAGAAACCIMLALLIVTKRLKRMPQRITFCLVLSQLMCCIGVILWSKMEHVHRWPLYLQFLLFNIGTYSTRLWTGLLAISLLFLQCRSLCFVLKLWPYMLVFAWGVPAVLSALLIAFDSNVMSGEKHNPSFQYGNAQAAISVFMLVMCFIVTVGCLVLHQRYKKRYEKYMTYSRELSNPESETSDLHSTISTTNLLSNTDQSSIRQSVRTASYSSSSDDEDMIPTAAGLPSSRSNGNVSGGAGSGGGGCGSGNGTCCSGGAQVNHSSTTSTVVVDIEDLLNRTRQRASGANNKDLNKIESAPATEEIRNQMCSSSFNCGPSTSRQSCQTIIERYEDQNRRGLEPLEHPSDSDEHQTLKHTVLLIILLCSMFVGLAVSIWTLVMEGMSGIYLELSFLDAFLNFGQGLIVLAVFITDMGELLMPVVKLWRKLWYGANVVSLPHWSNVRPETKHICEQFRNHHLENCKKDIAKDRRWRIRVYRRVFYGTEFVSWLIEVGLSKDRMEAVHYARHLVDGRVLRHINNVYHFEDKLLLYNFCSRI; the protein is encoded by the exons TTACATTGCCGGACGCTTCAAGATCATCAGCAATGCGGAAACCAAGGGTCTGGGCACGTTCGTGGGCACCTTCGCCCTGCCCTCGCTGATCTTCCTGTCCCTGGTGGAGCTCAACTGGAGCGCTGTGAACTGGAGTTTCCTTCTGGCCATGCTCGTCTCCAAGGCGGTGGTCTTCTTCGCCGTGCTGATCATCTCGCTGCTGGTTGCCAGGCCCCTGAACTACGCTCGCGGTGGCTTGATGGCTATATTCTGCACCCAGAGCAATGACTTTGCTATCGGCTATCCCATAG TTATGGCTCTCTATAAGGATGTGCATCCGGAATATGCctcgtatctgtatctgatgGCTCCGATCTCACTGGCTATTCTGAATCCAGTTGGTCTGGTCCTCATGGAGATCTCCAAGATCATTAAGAATAAGGAGGATGTG ACCCGCAATCCACCACTCTGTCCAGAAACTTGTCCCGCGGAGCAGATGTCCAAACGGAATCGCTGCCTCGGTGAACGGACTATTCTGGTTTTAAACACCCTTGTTGCATTGTTCTTCAACCCGCTACTGCTGATGACCTTGCTGGGTGTTGCAGGAGGCTTCCTGTTTCCCCATGGTCTGCCCGAAATGGTGTCCAGTACGTTGCGTGTGCTTGGCCAGAGCTTCTCGGCAACAGCCTTGTTCCTACTGGGTCTGAAGATCGTAGGGGGAGCAGGATCCGAACGAAAGAGCACAGGGTTTCTGTTGCCTGGTGTTCTTATACTGGTTAAAAT ATTGGTGCTACCGCTCGTTATCCGACAGACGGTAAACATTATGCAGTCTGGCCAGAACTTCAACGACACCACCGAGCTGAGCACCTTCGGCTTTCTCTACGGCACCTTTCCAGCTGCCCCCGGGGCTTTCGTCATTGCGACACAATACAACATGGAGGTTGAATTG GTTGCTCGAAGTATGGTTTTCTGTACATTCATCTCAGCACCGCTGATGTTTATATCAGCCAAAATGATATCGCTGACGAATTTGAAGCCTCTGGACTATCTCCATGAGCTCGATGCCTTTTCGTTTGACATCAGCGTGGCCGGCGCTGCTGCCTGTTGTATCATGCTGGCATTGTTGATCGTGACGAAGCGCTTAAAGCGAATGCCCCAGAGAATAACATTCTGTCTGGTGCTTTCTCAG CTCATGTGCTGCATAGGAGTAATCCTCTGGTCGAAGATGGAGCACGTGCACCGTTGGCCTTTGTACCTTCAGTTTCTCCTATTTAATATCGGCACCTACAGCACTCGTCTGTGGACAGGACTTTTAGCCATTTCACTACTCTTCCTGCAGTGTCGCAGCTTGTGCTTCGTGCTGAAACTATGGCCCTATATG CTGGTGTTCGCCTGGGGTGTGCCTGCCGTATTATCAGCCCTTTTAATTGCCTTCGACTCGAATGTTATGTCGGGAGAGAAACACAATCCGAGCTTTCAGTACGGCAATGCTCAGGCAGCCATCTCAGTTTTCATGCTCGTTATGTGCTTTATAG TAACCGTTGGCTGTTTGGTGCTGCATCAGCGATATAAGAAACGCTACGAAAAGTACATGACCTATTCACGTGAGTTGTCCAATCCGGAGTCGG AAACATCCGATCTGCACTCGACAATATCAACGACTAATCTGCTGAGCAACACGGATCAATCGTCCATCAGACAAAGCGTACGCACAGCCTCATATTCGTCATCATCCGACGATGAGGATATGATACCAACAGCTGCAGGATTGCCAAGCAGTAGGTCGAATGGTAATGTCAGtggaggagcaggatcagGCGGAGGAGGTTGTGGTTCTGGCAATGGAACTTGCTGTTCGGGAGGAGCGCAGGTGAACCATTCCTCAACAACCAGCACCGTGGTTGTCGACATTGAGGATCTGTTGAATCGCACACGACAACGAGCCAGTGGTGCCAACAATAAAGATCTGAACAAGATCGAAAGTGCGCCTGCCACAGAAGA AATTCGCAACCAAATGTGCAGCAGCTCCTTTAACTGCGGTCCTAGTACGTCGCGTCAAAGTTGTCAGACTATTATCGAGCGATATGAGGACCAGAACAGACGTGGGCTTGAGCCCCTAGAACACCCGAGCGACTCTGATGAACACCAAACTTTGAAGCATACAGTCCTCTTGATCATTTTGCTGTGCTCAATGTTTGTCGGTCTCGCAGTGTCCATTTGGACTTTGGTCATGGAGGGAATGTCGGGCATATATCTGGAACTGAGCTTCCTCGATGCTTTCCTAAACTTTGGTCAAGGTCTGATTGTGTTGGCCGTTTTCATTACCGACATGGGCGAACTTCTAATGCCAGTTGTGAAACTATGGCGCAAGTTATG GTATGGAGCCAATGTGGTCAGTCTACCGCACTGGTCGAACGTACGGCCCGAAACAAAGCATATTTGTGAACAATTCCGCAATCATCACTTGGAGAACTGCAAAAAGGATATTGCAAAGGACCGAAG gtGGCGCATTCGAGTGTATCGCAGGGTGTTCTACGGCACCGAGTTCGTCAGCTGGCTCATTGAGGTGGGTCTGTCCAAGGATCGAATGGAGGCTGTGCACTACGCCCGACATCTGGTCGATGGCCGGGTCTTACGACACATCAACAACGTTTATCACTTCGAGGATAAGCTGCTGCTGTATAATTTCTGCAGTCGCATATAG
- the LOC120448226 gene encoding integral membrane protein GPR155 isoform X2, producing MDSSMYYARQRIAATTEANVRVITATMASSLANGTAAPRADDGGVSMNNFYPALVQCFGIIICGYIAGRFKIISNAETKGLGTFVGTFALPSLIFLSLVELNWSAVNWSFLLAMLVSKAVVFFAVLIISLLVARPLNYARGGLMAIFCTQSNDFAIGYPIVMALYKDVHPEYASYLYLMAPISLAILNPVGLVLMEISKIIKNKEDVTRNPPLCPETCPAEQMSKRNRCLGERTILVLNTLVALFFNPLLLMTLLGVAGGFLFPHGLPEMVSSTLRVLGQSFSATALFLLGLKIVGGAGSERKSTGFLLPGVLILVKILVLPLVIRQTVNIMQSGQNFNDTTELSTFGFLYGTFPAAPGAFVIATQYNMEVELVARSMVFCTFISAPLMFISAKMISLTNLKPLDYLHELDAFSFDISVAGAAACCIMLALLIVTKRLKRMPQRITFCLVLSQLMCCIGVILWSKMEHVHRWPLYLQFLLFNIGTYSTRLWTGLLAISLLFLQCRSLCFVLKLWPYMLVFAWGVPAVLSALLIAFDSNVMSGEKHNPSFQYGNAQAAISVFMLVMCFIVTVGCLVLHQRYKKRYEKYMTYSQTSDLHSTISTTNLLSNTDQSSIRQSVRTASYSSSSDDEDMIPTAAGLPSSRSNGNVSGGAGSGGGGCGSGNGTCCSGGAQVNHSSTTSTVVVDIEDLLNRTRQRASGANNKDLNKIESAPATEEIRNQMCSSSFNCGPSTSRQSCQTIIERYEDQNRRGLEPLEHPSDSDEHQTLKHTVLLIILLCSMFVGLAVSIWTLVMEGMSGIYLELSFLDAFLNFGQGLIVLAVFITDMGELLMPVVKLWRKLWYGANVVSLPHWSNVRPETKHICEQFRNHHLENCKKDIAKDRRWRIRVYRRVFYGTEFVSWLIEVGLSKDRMEAVHYARHLVDGRVLRHINNVYHFEDKLLLYNFCSRI from the exons TTACATTGCCGGACGCTTCAAGATCATCAGCAATGCGGAAACCAAGGGTCTGGGCACGTTCGTGGGCACCTTCGCCCTGCCCTCGCTGATCTTCCTGTCCCTGGTGGAGCTCAACTGGAGCGCTGTGAACTGGAGTTTCCTTCTGGCCATGCTCGTCTCCAAGGCGGTGGTCTTCTTCGCCGTGCTGATCATCTCGCTGCTGGTTGCCAGGCCCCTGAACTACGCTCGCGGTGGCTTGATGGCTATATTCTGCACCCAGAGCAATGACTTTGCTATCGGCTATCCCATAG TTATGGCTCTCTATAAGGATGTGCATCCGGAATATGCctcgtatctgtatctgatgGCTCCGATCTCACTGGCTATTCTGAATCCAGTTGGTCTGGTCCTCATGGAGATCTCCAAGATCATTAAGAATAAGGAGGATGTG ACCCGCAATCCACCACTCTGTCCAGAAACTTGTCCCGCGGAGCAGATGTCCAAACGGAATCGCTGCCTCGGTGAACGGACTATTCTGGTTTTAAACACCCTTGTTGCATTGTTCTTCAACCCGCTACTGCTGATGACCTTGCTGGGTGTTGCAGGAGGCTTCCTGTTTCCCCATGGTCTGCCCGAAATGGTGTCCAGTACGTTGCGTGTGCTTGGCCAGAGCTTCTCGGCAACAGCCTTGTTCCTACTGGGTCTGAAGATCGTAGGGGGAGCAGGATCCGAACGAAAGAGCACAGGGTTTCTGTTGCCTGGTGTTCTTATACTGGTTAAAAT ATTGGTGCTACCGCTCGTTATCCGACAGACGGTAAACATTATGCAGTCTGGCCAGAACTTCAACGACACCACCGAGCTGAGCACCTTCGGCTTTCTCTACGGCACCTTTCCAGCTGCCCCCGGGGCTTTCGTCATTGCGACACAATACAACATGGAGGTTGAATTG GTTGCTCGAAGTATGGTTTTCTGTACATTCATCTCAGCACCGCTGATGTTTATATCAGCCAAAATGATATCGCTGACGAATTTGAAGCCTCTGGACTATCTCCATGAGCTCGATGCCTTTTCGTTTGACATCAGCGTGGCCGGCGCTGCTGCCTGTTGTATCATGCTGGCATTGTTGATCGTGACGAAGCGCTTAAAGCGAATGCCCCAGAGAATAACATTCTGTCTGGTGCTTTCTCAG CTCATGTGCTGCATAGGAGTAATCCTCTGGTCGAAGATGGAGCACGTGCACCGTTGGCCTTTGTACCTTCAGTTTCTCCTATTTAATATCGGCACCTACAGCACTCGTCTGTGGACAGGACTTTTAGCCATTTCACTACTCTTCCTGCAGTGTCGCAGCTTGTGCTTCGTGCTGAAACTATGGCCCTATATG CTGGTGTTCGCCTGGGGTGTGCCTGCCGTATTATCAGCCCTTTTAATTGCCTTCGACTCGAATGTTATGTCGGGAGAGAAACACAATCCGAGCTTTCAGTACGGCAATGCTCAGGCAGCCATCTCAGTTTTCATGCTCGTTATGTGCTTTATAG TAACCGTTGGCTGTTTGGTGCTGCATCAGCGATATAAGAAACGCTACGAAAAGTACATGACCTATTCAC AAACATCCGATCTGCACTCGACAATATCAACGACTAATCTGCTGAGCAACACGGATCAATCGTCCATCAGACAAAGCGTACGCACAGCCTCATATTCGTCATCATCCGACGATGAGGATATGATACCAACAGCTGCAGGATTGCCAAGCAGTAGGTCGAATGGTAATGTCAGtggaggagcaggatcagGCGGAGGAGGTTGTGGTTCTGGCAATGGAACTTGCTGTTCGGGAGGAGCGCAGGTGAACCATTCCTCAACAACCAGCACCGTGGTTGTCGACATTGAGGATCTGTTGAATCGCACACGACAACGAGCCAGTGGTGCCAACAATAAAGATCTGAACAAGATCGAAAGTGCGCCTGCCACAGAAGA AATTCGCAACCAAATGTGCAGCAGCTCCTTTAACTGCGGTCCTAGTACGTCGCGTCAAAGTTGTCAGACTATTATCGAGCGATATGAGGACCAGAACAGACGTGGGCTTGAGCCCCTAGAACACCCGAGCGACTCTGATGAACACCAAACTTTGAAGCATACAGTCCTCTTGATCATTTTGCTGTGCTCAATGTTTGTCGGTCTCGCAGTGTCCATTTGGACTTTGGTCATGGAGGGAATGTCGGGCATATATCTGGAACTGAGCTTCCTCGATGCTTTCCTAAACTTTGGTCAAGGTCTGATTGTGTTGGCCGTTTTCATTACCGACATGGGCGAACTTCTAATGCCAGTTGTGAAACTATGGCGCAAGTTATG GTATGGAGCCAATGTGGTCAGTCTACCGCACTGGTCGAACGTACGGCCCGAAACAAAGCATATTTGTGAACAATTCCGCAATCATCACTTGGAGAACTGCAAAAAGGATATTGCAAAGGACCGAAG gtGGCGCATTCGAGTGTATCGCAGGGTGTTCTACGGCACCGAGTTCGTCAGCTGGCTCATTGAGGTGGGTCTGTCCAAGGATCGAATGGAGGCTGTGCACTACGCCCGACATCTGGTCGATGGCCGGGTCTTACGACACATCAACAACGTTTATCACTTCGAGGATAAGCTGCTGCTGTATAATTTCTGCAGTCGCATATAG